A window of the Parabacteroides merdae ATCC 43184 genome harbors these coding sequences:
- the argS gene encoding arginine--tRNA ligase produces MVIEQQITGAIITGIKELYGADVAANQVQLQKTKKEFKGHLTLVVFPFLRMSKKSPEQTAQEIGEYLLRHEPAVAEFNVIKGFLNLTIACACWIDLLNEINGQPSYGIIPVTEQSPLVMIEYSSPNTNKPLHLGHVRNNLLGYSLSEIMKANGNKVVKTNIVNDRGIHICKSMLAWQKWGNGVTPETAGKKGDHLIGDFYVLFSNKLKEETAALEAKGMTKEEAEAASPLMAEAREMLRKWEAGDKEVRALWEMMNNWVYAGFDETYKMMGVDFDKIYYESQTYLEGKGKVLEGLDKGIFYRREDGSVWADLTKDGLDEKLLLRADGTSVYMTQDIGTAKLRFDDYPINKMIYVVGNEQNYHFQVLSILLDKLGFEFGKGLVHFSYGMVELPEGKMKSREGTVVDADDLMEEMVGTAREISQELGKVDEMTPEEAENIARMVGLGSLKYFILKVDPRKNMTFNPKESIDFNGNTGPFIQYTYARIRSVLRKAAEQGIVLPEQLPTTTTISEKEENLILMIADYASVVREAGKEYSPALIANYTYDLVKEYNQFYHDFSILREENEEVKEFRLVLSANVAKIVKSAMSLLGIEVPERM; encoded by the coding sequence ATGGTTATCGAACAACAGATTACCGGTGCTATCATTACCGGCATAAAAGAACTGTATGGCGCCGATGTGGCAGCCAACCAGGTACAACTGCAAAAGACAAAGAAAGAGTTCAAAGGACATCTGACTCTGGTTGTTTTTCCCTTCCTCCGCATGTCGAAGAAATCTCCGGAACAGACTGCCCAGGAAATTGGCGAATACCTGCTCCGGCATGAACCGGCTGTAGCCGAATTCAATGTAATCAAAGGATTCCTCAACCTGACCATCGCCTGTGCCTGCTGGATCGATTTATTAAACGAAATCAACGGCCAGCCGTCATACGGGATCATCCCTGTAACGGAACAGTCTCCGCTGGTCATGATCGAATATTCTTCTCCCAACACCAACAAGCCGCTCCATCTTGGACACGTGCGTAACAACCTATTGGGTTACAGCCTGTCCGAGATCATGAAAGCAAACGGCAATAAAGTGGTAAAGACGAACATCGTAAACGACCGCGGTATCCATATCTGCAAGTCCATGCTCGCCTGGCAGAAATGGGGCAACGGCGTGACTCCCGAAACGGCCGGCAAGAAAGGCGACCACCTGATCGGTGACTTCTACGTCCTTTTCAGCAACAAACTGAAAGAAGAGACTGCCGCCCTCGAAGCAAAAGGCATGACGAAAGAGGAAGCCGAAGCCGCTTCTCCCCTGATGGCCGAAGCACGCGAGATGCTCCGCAAATGGGAAGCCGGCGACAAGGAGGTACGCGCTCTTTGGGAAATGATGAACAACTGGGTGTACGCCGGATTCGACGAGACATACAAAATGATGGGCGTAGACTTCGATAAGATCTATTACGAATCACAGACCTACCTGGAAGGTAAAGGCAAAGTGCTGGAAGGGCTCGACAAAGGCATTTTCTACCGCCGTGAAGACGGTTCCGTATGGGCAGACCTGACCAAAGACGGCCTGGACGAGAAACTGCTGCTCCGTGCCGACGGAACTTCCGTCTACATGACACAAGATATCGGAACTGCCAAATTGCGTTTCGATGACTATCCTATCAACAAAATGATCTATGTGGTAGGAAACGAGCAGAACTACCATTTCCAGGTATTGTCCATCCTGTTGGATAAATTGGGTTTTGAATTCGGCAAAGGCCTTGTACATTTCTCTTACGGCATGGTCGAACTGCCGGAAGGCAAGATGAAGAGCCGCGAAGGAACGGTTGTCGATGCAGACGACCTGATGGAAGAGATGGTGGGTACAGCCCGCGAAATCTCGCAGGAACTGGGCAAAGTGGACGAAATGACACCGGAAGAAGCCGAAAACATCGCCCGCATGGTCGGCCTCGGTTCCTTGAAATACTTCATCCTGAAGGTGGACCCGCGCAAGAACATGACTTTCAACCCGAAGGAATCGATCGATTTCAACGGTAATACCGGCCCGTTCATCCAATACACATATGCCCGTATCCGTTCCGTTCTGCGTAAAGCTGCCGAACAGGGCATCGTTTTGCCCGAACAGCTGCCGACAACGACTACCATATCCGAGAAGGAAGAAAACCTGATCCTGATGATAGCCGACTACGCTTCCGTCGTTCGCGAAGCAGGAAAGGAATACAGCCCCGCCCTCATCGCCAACTATACTTATGACCTGGTAAAAGAATACAACCAGTTCTATCACGATTTCTCCATCCTCCGCGAAGAGAATGAAGAAGTAAAAGAGTTCCGCCTTGTCCTCTCCGCCAACGTAGCCAAGATTGTCAAATCGGCCATGTCATTGTTGGGAATCGAAGTTCCGGAGAGAATGTAA
- a CDS encoding HU family DNA-binding protein gives MNKTEFINAVAEKSGLSKVDAKKAVEAFVETVSSELKEGGKVALLGFGSFSVAEKSARKGVNPKTKQPIEIPARKSVKFKAGAELTEIIK, from the coding sequence ATGAACAAAACAGAATTTATCAATGCTGTAGCGGAAAAATCCGGTTTAAGCAAAGTTGATGCAAAGAAAGCTGTTGAAGCTTTTGTTGAAACAGTATCCAGTGAATTAAAAGAAGGTGGCAAAGTGGCCCTTTTAGGTTTTGGTTCTTTCTCTGTTGCTGAAAAATCTGCACGCAAAGGTGTTAACCCGAAGACTAAACAACCAATCGAAATCCCGGCACGCAAATCAGTTAAATTCAAAGCTGGCGCCGAATTGACAGAAATCATCAAGTAA
- a CDS encoding rhomboid family intramembrane serine protease: MMNQNSSGFLSSIPMVTKNLIIINLLFWVASLVLPKVGIDLVQLFGLHFPGVKDFYPFQFVTYMFMHDTHSFAHVFFNMFGVYMFGRVLENVWGPKRFLIFYMVTGIGAGITQELVWLYSVHSFASANGVTLVQLVAGDPSLNYLITIGASGSVFGILLAFAMLFPNVPLYLMFIPIPIKAKYFVIFYGLAELFMGVANNGGDSVAHFAHLGGMLFGYFLVRYWKKKDIDNGRYFY, from the coding sequence ATGATGAATCAAAATAGTTCGGGATTCCTGAGCAGTATCCCGATGGTTACGAAAAACCTTATCATTATCAACCTGTTGTTTTGGGTAGCGAGTCTTGTTTTACCTAAAGTCGGGATTGATTTAGTCCAGTTATTCGGACTGCACTTTCCGGGTGTGAAGGATTTCTATCCTTTCCAGTTTGTGACTTATATGTTCATGCATGATACCCATTCGTTTGCGCACGTGTTTTTCAATATGTTCGGTGTGTATATGTTCGGACGCGTGCTGGAGAATGTCTGGGGGCCGAAGCGCTTCCTGATTTTTTACATGGTGACGGGTATCGGGGCGGGTATTACGCAGGAACTGGTTTGGCTGTATTCCGTCCATTCCTTCGCAAGTGCGAACGGGGTTACTCTGGTACAGTTGGTTGCAGGAGATCCTTCATTGAACTATCTGATTACGATCGGTGCTTCTGGTTCCGTATTCGGTATTTTGCTGGCATTTGCCATGTTGTTCCCGAATGTTCCGCTGTACCTGATGTTCATCCCTATTCCTATCAAGGCAAAATATTTCGTGATCTTTTACGGATTGGCCGAATTGTTTATGGGTGTCGCTAACAACGGTGGTGATTCCGTGGCGCATTTTGCCCACCTGGGCGGTATGCTTTTCGGTTATTTCCTGGTTCGGTATTGGAAAAAGAAAGATATAGACAATGGGCGATATTTTTACTAA
- a CDS encoding rhomboid family intramembrane serine protease, translated as MGDIFTNLKRTFNSGNILAKLIYINVGLFVIIRLASVILMLFNLGGFPFLQYLQVPSSPELLLYRPWTIITYMFTHFDFLHILFNMLWLYWFGGLFLTFFSERQLGGLYLLGGIAGAVLFLVAYNIFPYFRTVAAYSYLMGASASVMAIVFAVSFYRKDLEIGLFLIGRIKLIYLALFTFVIDLLAITSTNAGGHIAHIGGALFGIWFAARIKEGKDLTAPMNRLLDWVVNLGKRKPKMRVTYKRPETDYEYNARKHRETVDLDAILDKLKRSGYESLSAEEKKKLFDASKK; from the coding sequence ATGGGCGATATTTTTACTAATCTCAAACGGACTTTCAATTCCGGCAACATCCTGGCAAAACTGATTTATATCAATGTCGGGCTATTCGTCATTATACGGTTGGCAAGTGTGATCCTGATGCTGTTCAATCTGGGCGGTTTTCCGTTTTTGCAGTATTTGCAAGTGCCTTCGTCTCCCGAATTGCTTTTGTACCGGCCGTGGACGATTATTACTTATATGTTCACGCATTTCGACTTTCTGCATATTCTGTTTAATATGCTGTGGTTATACTGGTTCGGCGGTTTGTTCCTTACTTTTTTCAGTGAGCGGCAATTAGGCGGCCTGTATCTGTTAGGAGGTATTGCCGGGGCTGTCTTGTTTCTTGTGGCATACAACATATTCCCTTATTTCCGTACAGTTGCCGCCTATAGTTATTTGATGGGAGCGTCGGCTTCGGTTATGGCCATTGTGTTTGCCGTCTCTTTCTACCGGAAAGACTTGGAGATCGGCTTGTTCCTGATCGGGAGGATCAAGTTGATTTATCTGGCCTTGTTTACATTTGTGATAGACTTGCTGGCTATTACATCGACGAATGCCGGCGGTCATATCGCCCATATCGGCGGGGCGTTGTTCGGCATCTGGTTTGCCGCCCGGATCAAGGAAGGCAAAGATCTGACGGCTCCTATGAACCGCTTACTTGACTGGGTGGTGAATCTGGGAAAGCGGAAACCCAAGATGCGTGTGACTTATAAACGTCCGGAGACCGATTATGAATATAATGCCCGTAAACATCGGGAAACAGTCGATCTGGATGCAATATTGGATAAATTAAAACGTTCCGGTTACGAAAGCCTTTCGGCAGAAGAAAAGAAAAAACTATTTGATGCCAGCAAAAAATGA
- a CDS encoding endonuclease/exonuclease/phosphatase family protein, translating to MSERFKAIRILFKSVVGTANVIVILLFIASAFSDRISPDRSVFFSYLGLGFPVFCVLNLCFVVYWLFLWEWRFVLVGLCSFLICRGPVTRYFPFHDRVDDIPKENVLKVLTYNVMGFGYKGHTEDAPNPIIRYIANSGADIVCLQEYAVGTSKNFLTNQKIANALKMYRYRSIIPIGTSGTLKFNIAVFSKYPISKSRKIKYDSSFNGSSIHELDIRGKKLTLINNHLESFKLTMEDRSHYSAFIKNLNSETLDGLRSSIEQKLGPAFRIRARQARAVAEEIKKIDTDYVLVCGDFNDTPISYAHRTIQGPLKDAYAASGRGVGVTYNENFFWFRIDNILHSANMKPINCTVDKVRYSDHYPLWCYLQLKEND from the coding sequence ATGAGCGAGCGGTTTAAAGCGATCAGGATTCTGTTTAAATCTGTAGTCGGTACTGCCAATGTGATAGTTATTCTGCTATTCATTGCTTCGGCCTTCTCGGACAGAATTTCACCGGACAGGAGTGTGTTCTTCTCTTATCTAGGGTTGGGATTTCCTGTGTTTTGCGTTTTGAACCTCTGTTTTGTTGTTTATTGGCTGTTTCTTTGGGAATGGCGGTTTGTGTTGGTCGGACTATGTTCGTTCCTGATCTGCCGGGGGCCTGTAACCCGTTATTTCCCTTTCCATGACAGAGTGGACGATATTCCGAAAGAGAATGTACTGAAAGTCTTGACTTATAATGTCATGGGATTCGGTTATAAAGGCCATACGGAAGATGCTCCGAATCCGATCATACGGTATATTGCGAATTCCGGTGCGGATATCGTATGTCTGCAGGAATATGCAGTAGGTACTTCCAAGAACTTTTTGACGAATCAGAAGATCGCCAATGCCTTGAAGATGTATAGGTATCGCTCCATTATTCCGATCGGAACCTCCGGTACGCTCAAATTCAATATAGCCGTATTTTCCAAATATCCGATCTCCAAATCCCGTAAGATCAAGTATGACAGCTCTTTCAACGGCTCGTCCATTCATGAACTGGATATAAGAGGAAAGAAGTTGACTTTGATCAATAACCACTTGGAGTCTTTCAAGCTGACGATGGAGGACCGGAGCCATTATTCCGCATTTATCAAGAATCTGAATTCCGAAACGCTCGATGGTTTGAGAAGTTCCATCGAACAGAAGTTGGGACCTGCATTCCGGATACGTGCCCGTCAGGCGAGAGCGGTTGCCGAAGAAATCAAAAAGATCGATACCGATTATGTATTGGTCTGCGGTGACTTCAACGATACGCCGATTTCCTATGCCCATCGTACGATCCAGGGGCCGTTGAAAGATGCTTATGCTGCTTCAGGCCGTGGTGTCGGAGTCACCTATAATGAAAACTTCTTTTGGTTCAGGATCGACAACATCCTGCATTCAGCCAATATGAAACCGATCAACTGCACGGTCGACAAGGTGCGTTATTCCGACCATTATCCGTTATGGTGTTACTTGCAGTTGAAAGAGAATGATTGA
- a CDS encoding DUF4468 domain-containing protein — protein MKKLFFLLLIMLPALATAQGHKGEVDECAPMRNGKVCYRDTVHVKDMSQDQIFEVINQWAKKSYAKDIFLSNVNSKKSKGTINVSSKVEMLLNDTDKTIIKYKMKINCHDNCYSAEVSNIVYQYDPQNNKKFKTYSAESVIANNGKSNTVALIKDPKLFCNATFFFVENLFADILDAVNDAEL, from the coding sequence ATGAAAAAGCTGTTTTTCCTTCTATTGATCATGCTCCCTGCGCTGGCAACGGCACAGGGGCATAAAGGCGAAGTCGACGAGTGTGCCCCGATGAGAAACGGGAAAGTATGCTATCGCGACACAGTCCATGTGAAAGACATGAGCCAGGACCAGATATTCGAAGTAATCAACCAATGGGCGAAGAAAAGCTATGCGAAAGATATATTCCTGTCGAATGTCAACTCCAAGAAGTCCAAAGGGACTATCAACGTTTCTTCCAAAGTCGAGATGCTGTTGAACGATACAGACAAAACGATCATCAAATACAAGATGAAAATCAATTGCCACGACAACTGCTACTCGGCAGAAGTAAGCAATATCGTTTATCAATACGATCCACAGAACAATAAGAAGTTCAAGACGTATTCGGCAGAAAGCGTAATCGCCAATAATGGCAAAAGCAATACAGTTGCCTTGATCAAGGATCCGAAGCTGTTTTGTAATGCCACGTTCTTCTTCGTCGAGAACCTGTTTGCCGACATCCTGGATGCAGTGAACGATGCGGAACTGTAG
- a CDS encoding DUF4468 domain-containing protein: MKQLLLLTLFIPALLWAQEDSKYLAGAVPVENGKVVFAKEINAPSFSKDEVYDKMLDWADGFFSEDGNRVVYSDKAKGDIAAVGQTNLVFQSTALSLDRTEMNYRVTMECENQKCIVKVAGIRYEYNVSYQREPEKYTAEEWITDKYCLNKDQTKLNRGNGKFRRKTVDFIDEMFASASAALGTQATANVVPATPVTPARTVTPAQTTQPATPVPAKEGYVAFAADKVPSTLLQMLPESDMQVVSAGKPDTKETSAQWKGTGNMFGKSIASIAISKDSPVYKEIGNNDTYSLSFFKKGESGDAWLIIDCRKQGETAEGQQITVIGEIVNVWMK, from the coding sequence ATGAAGCAACTTTTATTATTAACGCTATTTATCCCGGCCCTACTCTGGGCTCAGGAAGATTCCAAGTATTTAGCCGGAGCCGTTCCGGTCGAGAATGGTAAAGTAGTATTCGCAAAGGAGATAAACGCACCTTCTTTTTCGAAAGATGAAGTATATGACAAAATGCTGGACTGGGCGGACGGTTTCTTCAGTGAAGACGGCAACCGCGTTGTCTATTCCGACAAGGCAAAAGGCGACATCGCCGCAGTAGGGCAAACCAACCTGGTCTTCCAGAGCACCGCCCTTTCTCTGGACCGTACGGAAATGAACTATCGCGTCACGATGGAATGCGAGAACCAGAAATGTATAGTGAAAGTGGCCGGTATCCGTTACGAATATAATGTATCGTACCAGCGTGAACCGGAAAAATACACCGCCGAAGAATGGATTACAGATAAGTATTGCCTGAACAAAGACCAAACCAAATTGAACCGAGGCAACGGCAAATTCCGAAGAAAGACAGTCGATTTCATTGACGAAATGTTTGCCTCCGCCTCCGCCGCTTTAGGCACGCAGGCAACCGCCAACGTAGTTCCGGCAACACCGGTCACTCCCGCTCGGACTGTGACACCAGCCCAGACCACCCAACCGGCAACTCCGGTTCCGGCAAAAGAAGGATATGTGGCTTTTGCCGCCGATAAGGTTCCGTCTACATTATTACAGATGTTACCGGAAAGCGATATGCAGGTCGTATCCGCCGGTAAGCCGGATACAAAAGAGACATCCGCCCAGTGGAAAGGCACGGGTAATATGTTCGGCAAATCGATTGCCTCGATCGCCATCAGCAAAGACAGTCCTGTCTATAAAGAAATAGGTAACAATGACACATATAGCTTGTCTTTCTTCAAGAAAGGTGAAAGCGGAGATGCCTGGCTGATCATCGACTGCCGCAAGCAGGGCGAAACGGCAGAAGGCCAGCAGATAACCGTCATCGGTGAAATCGTAAATGTATGGATGAAATAG